Sequence from the Fictibacillus arsenicus genome:
AATGCAAACCGTCTCCTTTCGGGATCTTGCTGACGGAAAAGATACGAGTTACACATTTGTACATATCTACCGCGATTATTATCCTGCACTTTTAAATGCTGGACAATTTTTTGATGAAGATATTGCATTGCTATATAGATATCATGTACAAATTGAAACGCTCATCCGCTTATTTTCGTTTGAAGCACAATATGGGATAGCAACTTACATGCAGGCTAACTTTGATGCTACAGTTGAAAAATTATCTGATCAGATCTATGTGGCATTAAAAGAGATGAATAGCAAAAAACTTCTAAATGAGAATAAAAAACTCGTCGAAGAGAGTCTCCGAAACTTTCAAAGTCTTTATGAGATCCCTCCAAAATGGGGTTATTTATTATTTTATCTTTTTCAGATCAGCTGGTCTCTTCTTTATTCTGAGAGAACATGGATCGAAAAGTATGAAAAACAATTACTGGAAGAAAAAGAATCGGGCAAAACATCTCAAATGCTTGAGCTAGCTCTAGTGCATTTTGCTTTTGCACGTCAGCAGGATGATCTTGCTTTTGAACGTTTGGGTCAGAATGATAAGAAAGTGGAAATGGTGCATTACCTCGTCTGGATGAAACTTTTGGTTGATAAGCAGGAATGGGAGCGTCTTTTGTCATGGCTTCTTTATTTAAAACCAAATTTCCTTGATGGTGTCAGTTCTTATTATTATCATTCAGACGCTCGTGAATTTTTCCACGAATACCTAAATTATTTCTGGAAGTATGCACAGCATACTGGTGACGAAGAACAATATGAAGAAATGCTCATTGAGTTTCTGCCGATCACTTTCTATGAGTACGGCGAATATTTAATGGTAATTGGTGAACATGAGAGATGGGTGGAGCTTCAAGTGATCATGGGCTATTCACCAGAGCTCATTCAGCGAAAGGATTTAAAAGAAGTTCTTTCTTTTGAAAAGGAAACGGTTTTGCCGATCTATCATCAAACGATTGACAGGCTGATTAATGAACGGACGAGAAAATCATATCAATCGGCTATAAAGCATTTAAAAACGCTCCGGACAATTTACTTTGATATTGGTGAAGAAGAACGATTTTCTCAGTATATTAAACAAATCGCCACGATCTATGGACGGTTAAGAGCGTTTCAGGAAGAGTTAAGGAAAGGAAAGTTTATTTCATGATCGATACAAGCAATCTTTTACTTCACGCAAAATGGCTTCATGGAAATATGGTTTTATGGGCCACTAAAGATAAGAAAAGAGTGCATGTGAACGATTGGAAACCTCTTTTATTTACGTGGCATCAGCCATCTTTTTATGGAACGCTGCTCGATATAGATGATGATCAAAATATATATTTAAACGCGGGAGAAGCTTTTGTGCTGTTCAATCGCTATCCGGTTTTTTTTCTTTCTGAAAATACGTGGGAAAAAGATGCTTGGCAAGTGGTGAATGAAGCAAATCATTTTGATAAGTTAATGAAATCCGATCTCGTGTCTCCTGACTTCGAAGCATGGAAATCAGGTGATTGGTCATGGAAAGCTGAAGGAAAACGCATCGAGTCTCCTTGGATAAATGAGGCTCTGTCCACTTTGCCTGATGCTGGCTATTCAGCGATGCCAACATCTTTTAACAAAGAACTGGTTAGAGGTAATTCAAGACAAATAATCTCTGCATTAGGGCATTTGGATGAAGAAGAATGGCTGATCAAAATCGGGTGGAGGGAAGATCCTAAACCTTTTAAACTGATTTTTGAATTATCTGAGCCTGCTGATGAGGAAGATAAGGACATATGGAATCTGAATGTATTTCTTCAGGAAAAAGAAGAAGGTATTCGTGTTCCTTACAAAGGAAAAAGCACTCTCTTGCCTGATGAATGGAAGCCTTATCAAGCTATGCTGGAAAGTGATATGGAGCTTGTTTCTAAGCTTATTTCCTGGCTTAAGGTTGGCAGCCGTAAAGAAATTCGGGAAGAGATTACGGAAAAAGAAGCATGGGATTTCCTTACTCTTAAAAGTGATTTGCTTCGCCAGATAGGTATATCAAGTATTCTTCCCGAATGGTGGCAGACGGTTCAGGAACTGCAGCCGAAAGTTAAAGCAAAGATAAAGACTAAGCCGCAAACTGGCGGAGGAGCACCGTCCTTTTTGGGATTAAATGCAATTATGCAGTTTGACTGGAGGCTTTCAACTGGAGATGAAGAGCTATCGGAAGAGGAATTCCGCAAGCTGGTCGATGGCAGCAGAAGGCTTGTCCGCAGGAATGGTCAATGGTACAGAGTAGATCCTGAATGGATGAAACAAGTCCGGCACCTCATCAAAAACGTGGACCGTACTGGCATTCAGTTAAAAGATGTATTAGAGCAGCATCTTTTAAATATGGAATCAAATCCTGCTAATGATGATCTTGATGGTATTGAGTTTGAAGGACCAATGCTTGATATGGAATGGGATGAGCCGCTCAATCTATGGATGGATCAGCTTTCCGAAATCAAAACGATACCTGTTGATCCAAAAGCTGAAAATCTGCAAGGAACACTTAGGGATTATCAAAAGACAGGAAGCTCCTGGATGTATTTTCTTCGGAAGTTCGGGCTTGGCGGATGCCTCGCAGATGATATGGGACTCGGTAAAACAGTCCAGACAATCGATTACTTTTTAAAGGTAAAAGAAAAAGGGGAGAAGGAAGGCACCTTTTTATTAGTGTGTCCTACATCTGTTATTGGAAACTGGCAAAAGGAACTTGAGCATTTTTCCCCTTCTTTAGCAGTTGGTTTGCACTACGGCTCTAACCGAAAAAAGGGAGAAGAATTCGAGGCATGGTATAAGAATTACGACGTGGTTATTACTTCTTATACAACTTGCCAGCTTGATTTCACTGAAATGGGTGGAACGTTTTGGGAGGCAATTGTCCTGGATGAAGCTCAAAATATCAAGAACAGCTACACAAAACAGTCCAGAAGTATACGCAAGCTGAACGGGCGTCACAAGATTGCATTAACGGGAACACCTGTTGAAAATCGTTTGCTTGAACTTTGGGCGATCTTTGATTTTCTTAATCCTGGTTATTTAGGAAGTGAGCCTTCTTTTCAGAAGAAGTTTGTCCTTCCGGTTGAAAAAGAAAACGATAATGTGAGGCTGCAGCAATTAAAGAGGCTTGTTCAGCCATTCTTGCTCAGACGTACGAAGACAGATCCTGCTGTTCAGCTGAATCTGCCTGAAAAACAAGAAATCAAAGAATATTGTCCTTTATCAAAAGAGCAGGCTTCTTTATATGAAAGACTTGTTCAGGATACATTCGAACAGCTTGAAAAAGTAACAGGCATGCAGCGTCGCGGCTTGCTGCTCGCTATGCTAGGCAAACTGAAACAGATTTGTGATCATCCTGCCCTTTATACGAAGAATGACAAATTAACGAAGCTAGAGGAACAATCAACTAAATTTTCGAAGACGATTGAGCTCCTTGATGCCATTTTAGAAAAAGATGAAAAATGCTTAATCTTTACCCAGTTTATCTTTATGGGTGAGCTCATTAAGAAGTACGTTGAGAAGAAGTTTGGAAAACCTGTTTTGTTCTTACATGGAAGCTTATCAAAGCAAAAACGTGATGAGATGATAGACAGTTTCCAAAATGGGGATAACGCTATCTTCATCTTATCGTTAAAAGCAGGCGGAACAGGTTTGAATCTGACAGAAGCAAATCATGTTATCCACTATGATAGATGGTGGAATCCTGCCGTTGAAAACCAAGCAACTGACCGTGCTCACCGAATCGGGCAAAAGAAGTTTGTTACGGTGCATAAGATGATCACACTTGGCACACTCGAAGAAAAGATCGATATGATGCTCGAAAGCAAGAAAGAGCTATCAGAGAAAGTGATCCAGAGCGAAAACTGGATTACCGAATTATCAAGGGATGAACTGAAAGACTTATTTACTCTGCGTAAAGAGTGGGTAGAGACTTGATGGGTATGAAGACATGCGAGCTTGCATGTCTTTTTTTTGTTGTACGACGGGGGTATGTCAAATTATCTTTTAATTTTCGTCAAATTATATACGAATATTGTCAATTTATTATCCAAGTTCGTCAAATTCTTTTCAATGCAAGTGAAATTATTTCCTAAATCGCAGAATTATAGCCTAAATAAACCGGTTTAACCTTCTTCAAATAAAATAAAAGGTCTTTTGAAGCTTCATTTCTGATAAACTATCATCAAATATCCAAAAAATAGGAGTTGGTGTACGAAGTGTCGGTCGAATCGCTTCTTCGTTGGGGAATTTCAGTTGGATTTATTGTACTTTTAATACTGGTTTATGAAAGAAAAACAAATCCAGAAGAGAAGCATGTTGGGTGGAAGCTGATTGGCTACTTCTTTTTAGGAACATTTACATTTACGTTTGAAACCTGGGTTTTACCAGTCGGAATAGTTGTTTTCATATTCTTTTTTCTGCCTAACCTTAAAGTCAATAAAACTTCGAAAAAGTGGGCTGCCAGTTTAGGTGCAGCATCCTATGTATTCGGCCTTCTTATCACCTATTCTGTACAGGCATATTATGAAAAAGAAATAAGGATTCAAGCTTCTACAAATAATGCTTATGAAATGAATTTTTTTGAAGAGTATGAGAAAGTTAAATCATCTATAAAAGCAGATGAAGAGCTAGCCATTATCAACTTCGATTTCTCATTTAAAAAAGATGGAAAGATTAAGGATTTTAACTATACAGCCTCCTATTTGATAGACGGGAGAAGTATGGTTGCTTGGGT
This genomic interval carries:
- a CDS encoding DEAD/DEAH box helicase — its product is MIDTSNLLLHAKWLHGNMVLWATKDKKRVHVNDWKPLLFTWHQPSFYGTLLDIDDDQNIYLNAGEAFVLFNRYPVFFLSENTWEKDAWQVVNEANHFDKLMKSDLVSPDFEAWKSGDWSWKAEGKRIESPWINEALSTLPDAGYSAMPTSFNKELVRGNSRQIISALGHLDEEEWLIKIGWREDPKPFKLIFELSEPADEEDKDIWNLNVFLQEKEEGIRVPYKGKSTLLPDEWKPYQAMLESDMELVSKLISWLKVGSRKEIREEITEKEAWDFLTLKSDLLRQIGISSILPEWWQTVQELQPKVKAKIKTKPQTGGGAPSFLGLNAIMQFDWRLSTGDEELSEEEFRKLVDGSRRLVRRNGQWYRVDPEWMKQVRHLIKNVDRTGIQLKDVLEQHLLNMESNPANDDLDGIEFEGPMLDMEWDEPLNLWMDQLSEIKTIPVDPKAENLQGTLRDYQKTGSSWMYFLRKFGLGGCLADDMGLGKTVQTIDYFLKVKEKGEKEGTFLLVCPTSVIGNWQKELEHFSPSLAVGLHYGSNRKKGEEFEAWYKNYDVVITSYTTCQLDFTEMGGTFWEAIVLDEAQNIKNSYTKQSRSIRKLNGRHKIALTGTPVENRLLELWAIFDFLNPGYLGSEPSFQKKFVLPVEKENDNVRLQQLKRLVQPFLLRRTKTDPAVQLNLPEKQEIKEYCPLSKEQASLYERLVQDTFEQLEKVTGMQRRGLLLAMLGKLKQICDHPALYTKNDKLTKLEEQSTKFSKTIELLDAILEKDEKCLIFTQFIFMGELIKKYVEKKFGKPVLFLHGSLSKQKRDEMIDSFQNGDNAIFILSLKAGGTGLNLTEANHVIHYDRWWNPAVENQATDRAHRIGQKKFVTVHKMITLGTLEEKIDMMLESKKELSEKVIQSENWITELSRDELKDLFTLRKEWVET